Proteins from one Bradyrhizobium manausense genomic window:
- the epsC gene encoding serine O-acetyltransferase EpsC, whose protein sequence is MTRTTTITDKIREDLAHYALREHTRVSPAFVARMFLVTPGFQFVLALRIQEALVRIPLVGRLLRRIAWWASCLLFGSEIAMAARVDGGLYVPHPYGIVVGACDIEKSVTLLQHITIGRKDHTDRGRPRICDGASLMAGCVVVGDITIGSGATIGANSVVLKDVPPDSVAIGAPAKILRRADAPIGAKDELQDAKSQVA, encoded by the coding sequence ATGACTCGAACGACGACAATTACCGACAAGATCAGGGAGGATCTTGCCCATTACGCCCTGCGGGAACATACCCGTGTCAGCCCGGCCTTTGTCGCACGCATGTTCCTGGTGACCCCGGGATTCCAGTTCGTGCTGGCGTTGCGCATCCAGGAGGCGCTGGTTCGGATACCGCTCGTCGGCAGGCTCCTGCGCCGCATCGCCTGGTGGGCCTCTTGCCTCCTCTTCGGATCAGAGATCGCGATGGCTGCGCGCGTGGATGGAGGACTTTACGTCCCGCATCCGTACGGAATCGTCGTCGGCGCCTGCGACATCGAAAAGAGCGTCACGTTGCTGCAGCACATCACGATCGGCCGAAAGGACCACACGGATCGAGGGCGCCCCCGGATCTGCGACGGAGCTTCCTTGATGGCGGGCTGCGTCGTGGTTGGGGACATCACGATCGGCAGCGGCGCAACCATCGGCGCCAATTCCGTCGTCCTGAAGGATGTCCCGCCAGATTCCGTCGCGATCGGCGCTCCGGCCAAAATACTGCGGCGCGCCGACGCTCCGATCGGCGCCAAGGACGAATTGCAGGACGCCAAATCGCAGGTCGCTTAG
- a CDS encoding transglutaminase-like cysteine peptidase, with product MKRHLIAAWLVVGLSMPCYAAEQATAPSGAFLKEAQNVLAPLQFVKFCMNNPAECEPSSSEAQLPARDEAFAMLAEVNATANQSIHPQAKSTDPILARWAISPASGDCNDYAVTKRHMLIARGLPASALRLAVVYAPAGGHLVLVARLQDGDYILDNLAAEVRKWGAVDYQWVSMESGENPRFWVSIAKQDHRDFAELGSAKDGSN from the coding sequence ATGAAACGGCATCTGATTGCGGCTTGGCTCGTCGTGGGGCTGTCAATGCCGTGCTACGCGGCTGAGCAGGCGACGGCGCCTTCGGGGGCATTCCTGAAGGAGGCGCAGAACGTTCTCGCTCCGCTCCAGTTCGTGAAGTTCTGCATGAACAACCCCGCGGAGTGCGAACCGAGTTCCTCGGAAGCGCAGTTGCCGGCACGCGATGAGGCCTTCGCGATGTTGGCCGAGGTCAACGCGACGGCGAACCAGAGCATTCATCCGCAGGCCAAATCGACGGACCCGATCCTGGCGCGCTGGGCGATCTCGCCGGCGTCCGGTGACTGCAATGACTATGCGGTGACCAAGCGGCATATGCTCATCGCGCGTGGATTGCCGGCGAGCGCTCTGCGTTTGGCGGTCGTCTATGCGCCGGCCGGAGGCCATCTGGTGCTCGTCGCGCGCCTGCAAGACGGTGACTATATTTTGGACAATCTCGCCGCGGAGGTTCGGAAGTGGGGCGCGGTCGACTATCAGTGGGTGTCGATGGAGTCGGGTGAGAATCCCCGCTTCTGGGTGTCCATTGCGAAGCAGGATCACCGCGATTTTGCCGAACTTGGCAGCGCGAAGGACGGCTCCAACTAG
- a CDS encoding glycosyltransferase: MTHDFSGLRIVHIAETVRGGIATYFNELHSLQCQTFGQENVHYLVPSDHRDDLIGISDANIVPFDRSGRNLASLLRLALETMQQVRATRPDIVHVHSTLAGIIVRIMLMLVRNRPAVVYCSHGWAFSRDTSRLSNYVAKLAEWLLAKVTDRIVCISRNEYSAARDAGIPEEKLNLVLSGMRNERLSADPTTPSWNTPKLKVLFIGRLDRQKGYDFLIEAAQELDSTIDVRMIGSAVVNEAGDHTLPPNVTLLGWLARTSIEAQLNLADIVVIPSRWEAFGFVALEAMRAHKPILAFRAGALPEIVDNGTTGLICDPVGPQALVTGLKEAARIDLPALGEAGYERFVSMFSVSRTHEQLLKVYANILRLTSKRLTKLAL, encoded by the coding sequence ATGACGCATGATTTCTCGGGGCTGAGAATAGTCCATATAGCCGAGACAGTTCGCGGCGGTATCGCAACTTATTTCAATGAATTGCACTCCCTGCAATGCCAGACCTTCGGTCAGGAGAACGTGCATTATCTCGTTCCATCGGATCACAGGGACGATCTGATCGGAATCTCGGACGCGAACATCGTCCCATTCGATCGCTCGGGTCGCAATCTGGCCAGCCTGTTGCGGCTCGCTCTCGAAACAATGCAACAAGTGCGCGCCACGCGACCGGACATCGTGCACGTTCACTCCACGCTGGCCGGCATAATCGTACGCATCATGTTGATGCTCGTTCGGAACCGGCCGGCGGTGGTCTACTGTTCTCACGGCTGGGCATTCTCGCGCGACACGTCGCGGCTCAGCAATTATGTCGCCAAGTTGGCAGAATGGTTGCTCGCCAAGGTCACAGACCGGATCGTCTGCATATCGAGGAATGAATACTCGGCAGCGCGGGACGCAGGCATTCCGGAGGAGAAACTCAACCTCGTTCTCAGCGGCATGCGCAACGAGCGCCTGAGTGCGGATCCCACGACACCGAGCTGGAACACACCGAAATTGAAGGTGCTCTTCATCGGGCGCCTTGATCGCCAGAAGGGCTATGACTTCCTCATCGAGGCCGCGCAGGAACTCGATAGCACGATCGACGTCCGAATGATCGGATCCGCTGTCGTCAATGAGGCAGGAGACCATACCCTTCCTCCAAACGTCACATTGCTGGGATGGCTCGCGCGCACGAGCATCGAGGCGCAGCTCAACCTGGCGGATATTGTCGTCATTCCGTCACGTTGGGAGGCCTTCGGCTTTGTCGCGCTCGAAGCGATGCGAGCGCACAAGCCAATTTTGGCATTTCGCGCCGGAGCCCTGCCGGAAATCGTCGACAATGGAACCACCGGCTTGATTTGCGATCCTGTTGGGCCCCAAGCCCTCGTTACAGGATTGAAGGAAGCTGCACGAATTGATCTGCCCGCGCTTGGCGAGGCGGGCTACGAGCGTTTCGTTTCCATGTTCAGCGTGAGCCGAACGCATGAACAGCTGCTCAAGGTTTATGCAAACATACTTAGGTTAACTTCGAAGCGACTGACAAAATTGGCGCTCTGA
- a CDS encoding acyltransferase family protein → MRFSRADERAAPVTTTFPEGAHRARATQFEPSIQGLRGLAALSVLLVHLYDMPMLAGFLPAVPSWLNAIVGTFGRGVEVFFMISGYLIPASLVRHKLISKFFYDRCLRILPVFVTFHLILFAIGPLVGYKFFKDIDALNYLKIFFANLLFLPDILNLPLGQQNAWTLTYEWAFYIWFAVAFYFASRSRPITALVVVAGCAAMFYFPITAYFLIGLVLGAIELRIRARGLPGLIFSVACLALMYGMMEYVHPFAGLIPAFFLFSTVLNPASAIAQLLSKAAPQFVGKISYSLYLVHPFALYPLQVIGSKLVAHGYSPWAVWPMFVIVGLPLSFVASTMTYELIEVRMRHAIAALLGNSKRGSLAEARND, encoded by the coding sequence ATGAGATTTTCCAGAGCCGACGAGCGGGCAGCTCCCGTCACGACGACATTTCCCGAGGGGGCCCATCGCGCCCGCGCGACGCAATTCGAACCCTCGATTCAAGGCTTGCGCGGGCTCGCGGCCTTGAGCGTATTGCTCGTTCACCTCTATGACATGCCGATGCTGGCCGGATTCCTTCCCGCCGTGCCGTCGTGGCTGAACGCGATCGTGGGAACCTTCGGCCGCGGGGTCGAGGTGTTCTTCATGATCAGCGGCTACCTCATTCCGGCGAGCCTGGTTCGGCACAAGCTGATCTCAAAATTCTTCTATGACCGGTGCCTGCGCATTCTTCCGGTGTTCGTGACCTTCCACCTAATCCTGTTCGCCATTGGCCCCTTGGTCGGATACAAATTCTTCAAGGACATCGACGCGCTGAACTATCTGAAGATCTTCTTCGCCAACCTGCTGTTCCTTCCTGACATCCTCAATCTCCCTCTTGGCCAGCAGAATGCCTGGACGCTCACCTATGAGTGGGCCTTCTACATCTGGTTTGCGGTTGCGTTCTATTTCGCTTCGCGCTCGCGGCCGATCACGGCGCTCGTGGTCGTCGCCGGCTGCGCCGCCATGTTCTATTTCCCGATCACCGCCTATTTCCTGATCGGTCTCGTCTTGGGGGCGATCGAGCTGCGCATCAGGGCACGGGGCCTGCCCGGGCTGATCTTCAGCGTCGCCTGTCTGGCATTGATGTATGGGATGATGGAGTATGTACACCCGTTCGCAGGACTGATCCCGGCATTCTTCCTGTTTTCGACGGTGTTGAATCCGGCCTCGGCCATCGCGCAGTTGCTGTCGAAGGCTGCGCCGCAATTTGTCGGCAAGATCAGCTACAGCCTCTACCTCGTTCATCCCTTTGCGCTCTATCCGCTGCAGGTCATCGGGAGCAAGCTGGTCGCGCATGGATATTCACCGTGGGCGGTCTGGCCGATGTTCGTGATCGTCGGCCTGCCGCTCTCGTTCGTGGCATCGACCATGACGTACGAACTGATCGAGGTTCGAATGAGACATGCCATCGCGGCATTGCTTGGAAATTCCAAGCGAGGATCCCTCGCCGAAGCGCGGAATGACTAG
- a CDS encoding lipopolysaccharide biosynthesis protein, producing the protein MRIPRKLIALTNVLIRSATLGLRFLLSFYIIKYLGYDAAGVYGLTVGVTGITPALIGWGLNYFVAREVVGMSPSQAALRIRNRLFITIVSLALATVAMILFSLFTQRTSATLVVLIAILAWLETIALDLHLPLIGLGKAVEANVLVFIRSAAWVPFIVGLGLAFPQFRSMEALLSAWIIADVLALVLLGFMARQWGVGGILNSKIDFDWIVNRLRRSWHIYISDVSLVGLMYLDRYIVGIFLGLSATGIYTFFWSLSNSLQTLVSTAVVQTALPTLVKAFSSEDRYAWKNAITIEFYKVISISVGMALVIFAASEVALRYMSMQGLSEHHGLFLLLLAASVLRACSDLGNVAMLSTQKDTSYAAINIIGVFLSTAMTCLGVAFYGLSGAGVAIFTTAVILLMMRIWLLSGLLRPAASPGSGGNA; encoded by the coding sequence ATGCGTATTCCCCGGAAACTGATTGCCCTGACGAATGTCCTCATTCGATCCGCAACGCTAGGGCTCCGTTTCCTACTCTCGTTCTACATCATCAAATATCTCGGTTACGACGCGGCCGGCGTCTACGGGCTCACGGTCGGCGTGACGGGGATTACGCCGGCGCTGATCGGCTGGGGGCTGAACTATTTCGTCGCCCGCGAGGTGGTCGGCATGTCTCCGTCCCAGGCAGCCCTGCGGATTCGAAATCGCCTGTTCATCACGATCGTCTCGCTGGCATTGGCAACAGTTGCGATGATCCTGTTCTCCCTCTTCACGCAACGAACCAGCGCCACTCTCGTTGTTTTGATCGCCATCCTTGCCTGGCTCGAAACAATTGCCCTCGACCTGCACCTGCCGCTGATCGGCCTGGGCAAGGCGGTGGAAGCGAACGTTCTCGTCTTCATACGATCCGCCGCCTGGGTCCCCTTCATCGTCGGCCTCGGCCTGGCCTTCCCGCAATTCCGTTCGATGGAGGCACTGCTGTCGGCCTGGATTATCGCCGACGTGCTGGCGCTCGTCCTGCTCGGATTCATGGCGCGGCAATGGGGTGTGGGCGGGATACTCAACTCAAAAATCGATTTCGACTGGATCGTCAACCGGCTTCGACGATCCTGGCACATCTATATCAGCGACGTCAGCCTGGTGGGATTGATGTACCTTGATCGATATATCGTTGGAATTTTCCTCGGGTTGTCGGCGACCGGCATCTACACCTTCTTCTGGTCGCTCAGCAATTCGCTGCAGACGCTGGTCTCGACCGCCGTGGTCCAGACAGCCTTGCCGACCCTGGTGAAAGCCTTCTCGAGTGAAGATCGCTACGCCTGGAAAAATGCCATCACGATCGAGTTCTATAAGGTGATCTCGATTTCCGTCGGAATGGCACTGGTGATCTTCGCGGCGAGCGAAGTCGCGCTGCGCTACATGTCGATGCAGGGCCTGAGCGAGCACCACGGGCTCTTCCTGCTGCTTCTCGCCGCGTCCGTTCTGCGTGCGTGTTCGGATCTGGGAAATGTCGCAATGCTGAGCACGCAAAAAGATACGTCATATGCCGCCATCAACATCATCGGGGTCTTTCTCTCGACCGCCATGACCTGTCTCGGCGTCGCATTCTATGGCCTCTCCGGCGCAGGCGTGGCGATTTTCACCACCGCGGTCATCCTGCTGATGATGCGGATCTGGCTGCTCTCCGGCCTGCTTCGGCCCGCCGCATCGCCCGGCTCTGGTGGCAATGCCTGA
- a CDS encoding O-antigen ligase family protein has protein sequence MAHGVDFVHSARQAQPADGRSSGVQIETAAVHRISQFIALFVVLVAPLPFGSVDLIWVWIWTALLVVSLMTADLSRLCRGDLWILGSTIIILLFTCALAVFQIWPGIGVEFASPAWDVARKFAGLTLPDRVSVTASVPWVAFGPCLLFALVLVRAYLIATDEKAARSLLKATAYAGFAYAVYGIAAQLLAPAKLLWRTKEYYLSFATGTFVNRNTAAAFWGCCAVLFLGRLLALSSDTWFSRRSAPQVRHSFVDHPVALCSGLVACLTAVGMTGSRAGVLLTLLGLAFLANLHLMQYRDQLKRYWLAAGTVTIAAIMVFFVIGGIASSRVGMFGMGDPRRLEVYRTSFDMLRGHELFGWGLGNFEAAFPEFRAADLGSQGIWDKAHSTPLEMLVSAGIPLTILVCGLSAMFFGRMVFGSFARRRDNYMPATGAAVFLLGALHSCVDFSVQVTGFATLFAAIVGCGLAQSISTLERPPRQFTTS, from the coding sequence GTGGCACATGGCGTCGATTTTGTTCATTCCGCGCGGCAGGCCCAACCGGCTGACGGTCGTTCGTCTGGCGTCCAAATAGAAACTGCTGCTGTGCACCGGATATCTCAGTTTATTGCGCTTTTTGTCGTCTTGGTGGCGCCGCTGCCATTCGGCTCCGTCGATCTGATCTGGGTCTGGATATGGACCGCGCTCCTGGTTGTCAGCCTCATGACAGCTGACCTGTCGCGCCTGTGTCGCGGAGATCTCTGGATCCTGGGCTCGACGATCATCATCCTGCTATTCACCTGCGCGTTGGCGGTATTTCAGATCTGGCCCGGAATCGGTGTCGAATTCGCCAGTCCGGCGTGGGATGTGGCCCGGAAGTTTGCCGGGCTGACGCTGCCGGATCGCGTTTCTGTGACAGCTTCAGTCCCGTGGGTGGCGTTCGGCCCTTGCCTGCTCTTTGCCCTGGTGCTCGTGCGGGCCTATTTGATCGCGACGGACGAGAAGGCTGCGAGATCTCTGCTGAAGGCGACTGCATATGCTGGTTTTGCCTATGCTGTCTACGGCATCGCTGCACAGCTTCTTGCTCCTGCGAAGCTCCTGTGGCGGACCAAGGAATATTATCTCTCGTTCGCGACCGGAACGTTCGTCAATCGAAATACGGCGGCGGCTTTTTGGGGCTGCTGTGCGGTGTTGTTCCTCGGTCGATTGTTGGCATTGTCGTCCGACACATGGTTTTCGCGGCGAAGCGCTCCACAGGTTCGGCACTCGTTTGTCGATCATCCCGTCGCTCTTTGTTCGGGCCTTGTTGCATGTCTCACGGCCGTTGGCATGACGGGGTCGCGCGCCGGCGTTCTTCTCACTCTCCTTGGTCTCGCCTTCCTGGCCAATCTGCACTTGATGCAATATCGAGACCAGTTGAAGCGCTACTGGCTGGCCGCGGGAACAGTGACTATCGCCGCCATCATGGTTTTTTTTGTGATCGGTGGAATTGCAAGCAGCCGCGTCGGCATGTTCGGGATGGGGGACCCGCGGCGGCTCGAGGTCTATCGAACGTCATTTGATATGCTGAGGGGCCACGAGCTGTTCGGTTGGGGGCTGGGCAATTTCGAGGCAGCATTTCCTGAGTTCCGGGCGGCAGATCTTGGAAGTCAGGGAATCTGGGACAAGGCCCACAGTACCCCGCTCGAGATGTTGGTCTCCGCGGGCATTCCTTTGACGATCCTTGTGTGTGGTCTCTCAGCAATGTTCTTCGGACGAATGGTCTTCGGCAGTTTCGCAAGACGACGTGACAATTATATGCCAGCCACGGGTGCCGCCGTGTTTCTGCTCGGAGCTTTGCATTCATGCGTCGATTTTTCGGTGCAAGTAACGGGCTTTGCAACGTTATTCGCGGCGATTGTGGGATGTGGTCTGGCGCAGTCGATCTCGACACTGGAGCGTCCGCCGCGCCAATTCACCACTTCTTAA
- a CDS encoding serine O-acetyltransferase, with amino-acid sequence MIGNDVTIYQGVTLGRISQDVAAYPTIEDGAVIYTGATVLGGIRIGRNAVVAAHSVVLIDVPDHACAAGAPARIVGADKSAAKAG; translated from the coding sequence GTGATCGGGAACGACGTGACGATCTATCAGGGCGTGACGCTTGGCCGCATTTCGCAAGACGTCGCGGCATACCCGACGATCGAAGACGGCGCGGTGATCTACACGGGGGCAACGGTGCTGGGTGGGATCAGGATTGGACGTAACGCGGTCGTTGCGGCCCATTCCGTCGTTCTGATCGATGTCCCCGATCATGCGTGCGCGGCAGGAGCTCCCGCGCGGATCGTCGGAGCGGACAAATCGGCGGCCAAGGCCGGTTGA
- a CDS encoding RHS repeat protein, with protein MATSSTSSTVLSAQAFVASIAVNAHSAYSSSSAYASYGNSSLILDDLHYLGVTTIRDALPTDPNATPVVNALAAAGVTFDFVVSSDLPASGAAGIAQFIASLDNFVATYPSSIVAIEGLNEANIQAFSYHGSSSMAAAAQFQKDLYTAIKADAHLGGVSVYNLTLGLNDSAAYAQLGDLSKYSDYSTSHAYVATSTPENYGIQYGVDVAASSSPGNPSVITETGYTTLASYSGLGVDQLVQAKSILNSLVDAFKDGVSKTYLYELLDHGGNSDPEGHFGLFNADGTPKLAAAAVHNLTTILADDGSGGRTPTTPLAYTIDNLPTSGNSMVLAKSNGAYELVVWAEPQLWNDAKDAEISNPTTQAKVHLGSVHETVTIYDPLDTSKPIATYSNVQDFTLPVSDHPLIIEIDAPTASTTTPVGATEVVATSAAVVADLSDLNAAGLVTSITLTDTHVLTVSSKATMDYMISHYAGVLSTIKGDYTFAVTTSASTWSLTENYDSTGKLTSTDQTAYQNGLTAYDLVTYADGTTAASNFANGVKTQTTVTHTDGSKDVTVYGITGKSYVTMITSTNASGIVVEKTYISTDGSTIDDRFNSSGTLVSETKTSADGSSSTTLFTNGVKTAAFVTNADHSNDNSFYDIKGQSYASEVQHVDATGSVSSVVRNYADGTLAYTETHNPDGTITSTNYDAKGAKVAQAVTHGNGTKDIYALNIQQKSYASEHSHFDAAGNLTLFERFHTNGSYAEKSTMLGGTTVTDNYDSNGALISELVVGADGSTSTSLFSGDVKTKMYVAHADHSQDNYAYNVAGQAYANIVQHVSASGQLTSIIRTHADGSLEYTQVVGADGTRTSTQYDAHGTKLAQTITHSDGSTISDTFNPAGQLTQDVVKNADGSSSTSLFVDGVKTKMYVLNADHSQDSYAYGVVGQSYVNIVQHADAAGTLTSATRTHADGTLDYTFTTGLDGTTTATYYDAKGVMGSKVVTESTGAKDVFTFLSTGVQDKTYSASGVLQKTDLLKTDGTHVETANAAGVTLRGASGSDLFASAGSTTFVFDRGNDQVQNFHAGATADHDVIKISQSLAADYSHLSVTQAGADALVHLGDAGSILLAHINAAQLTHDNFLFV; from the coding sequence ATGGCAACATCCAGCACATCCTCCACCGTCCTCTCGGCTCAAGCCTTTGTCGCCTCGATCGCCGTCAACGCTCACTCGGCCTATTCGAGCTCATCTGCCTACGCGTCCTACGGCAACTCGAGCTTGATCCTCGACGACCTGCACTATCTCGGCGTGACCACGATCCGTGACGCCCTGCCGACGGATCCGAACGCAACCCCCGTGGTCAATGCGCTTGCCGCCGCCGGCGTGACGTTCGACTTCGTGGTCTCGTCCGATCTGCCCGCCTCCGGTGCGGCCGGAATTGCGCAATTCATCGCATCGCTCGACAACTTCGTCGCGACATACCCGAGCAGCATCGTCGCAATCGAGGGGCTCAACGAAGCGAACATCCAGGCGTTCAGCTACCACGGCAGCTCGTCGATGGCGGCGGCGGCCCAGTTCCAAAAGGATCTCTACACGGCGATCAAGGCCGACGCACATCTCGGCGGCGTCTCTGTTTACAATCTGACCCTGGGTCTGAACGACTCGGCCGCCTACGCGCAGCTCGGCGACCTCTCCAAATACTCCGACTATTCGACGTCCCACGCGTATGTCGCAACGTCGACGCCGGAGAACTACGGCATTCAGTATGGCGTTGACGTTGCCGCAAGCAGCTCGCCCGGCAACCCTTCCGTCATCACCGAGACCGGCTACACCACGCTTGCGAGTTACTCGGGCCTCGGCGTTGACCAGCTCGTGCAGGCCAAGTCGATCCTGAATTCCCTGGTCGATGCGTTCAAGGATGGTGTCAGCAAGACCTATCTCTACGAGCTGCTCGACCATGGCGGCAATTCCGACCCGGAAGGACATTTCGGCCTGTTCAACGCCGACGGCACCCCGAAACTGGCGGCAGCAGCGGTTCACAATCTCACGACCATTCTCGCCGACGACGGGAGCGGCGGCCGGACGCCGACAACACCGCTCGCCTACACGATCGACAACCTGCCGACGAGCGGCAACAGCATGGTTCTTGCCAAGAGCAACGGCGCTTACGAGCTTGTGGTCTGGGCCGAGCCCCAACTCTGGAACGACGCCAAGGACGCGGAAATCTCCAACCCGACGACGCAGGCCAAGGTGCACCTCGGCAGCGTGCACGAGACCGTCACGATTTACGATCCACTGGACACCAGCAAACCCATTGCGACCTATAGCAACGTCCAGGATTTTACGCTCCCCGTCAGCGACCACCCACTCATCATCGAGATCGACGCGCCGACCGCGTCGACGACCACGCCTGTCGGCGCAACCGAAGTCGTCGCCACCTCGGCGGCGGTCGTGGCCGACCTGTCGGACCTCAATGCGGCCGGGCTCGTCACGTCCATCACGCTGACCGACACGCACGTCCTGACGGTGTCGTCGAAGGCAACGATGGATTACATGATCTCGCACTATGCGGGCGTCCTCTCCACGATCAAGGGCGACTATACGTTCGCCGTGACGACCTCGGCCTCCACCTGGAGCCTGACCGAGAACTACGACTCGACCGGCAAGCTCACGTCGACCGACCAGACCGCCTACCAGAACGGCCTGACCGCGTACGACCTGGTCACTTATGCCGACGGCACGACGGCTGCCTCCAACTTTGCCAACGGCGTCAAGACGCAGACCACGGTCACCCACACTGATGGTTCCAAGGACGTCACCGTTTACGGGATCACCGGAAAATCCTACGTCACGATGATCACGTCCACGAACGCATCCGGGATCGTCGTCGAAAAGACGTATATCAGCACCGATGGAAGCACGATCGACGATCGCTTCAATTCTTCGGGCACACTTGTCTCGGAAACAAAGACCAGCGCGGACGGCTCATCGAGCACGACGCTGTTCACGAACGGCGTGAAGACGGCGGCCTTTGTCACCAACGCCGATCACAGCAATGACAACTCATTCTACGACATCAAGGGGCAGAGCTACGCATCTGAAGTCCAACACGTTGATGCCACCGGCTCGGTCTCATCGGTGGTCCGCAACTACGCCGACGGAACGCTGGCCTACACCGAGACCCATAACCCGGATGGCACCATCACCTCGACGAACTACGACGCGAAGGGCGCAAAGGTCGCGCAGGCAGTCACGCACGGCAACGGAACGAAGGACATCTACGCACTGAATATCCAGCAGAAGTCCTATGCGTCCGAGCACAGCCACTTTGACGCCGCGGGCAACCTCACGCTGTTCGAACGCTTTCACACCAATGGAAGCTACGCCGAAAAATCCACGATGCTCGGCGGCACGACCGTGACTGACAACTATGACTCGAACGGCGCTCTCATCAGTGAGCTGGTCGTTGGCGCCGATGGCTCCACGTCGACGTCGCTGTTCTCCGGCGACGTCAAAACGAAGATGTACGTCGCCCACGCCGATCACAGCCAGGATAACTACGCCTACAACGTGGCCGGGCAGGCCTACGCCAACATCGTGCAGCACGTCAGTGCCTCGGGCCAGCTGACCTCGATCATTCGTACGCATGCCGACGGCTCGCTGGAATACACTCAGGTCGTTGGTGCGGACGGAACGAGGACCAGCACTCAATATGACGCGCATGGGACGAAGCTCGCTCAGACGATCACCCATTCCGACGGCTCGACGATCAGCGACACGTTCAATCCCGCCGGTCAGCTCACGCAGGACGTCGTCAAGAACGCCGACGGCTCCTCTTCGACGTCCCTGTTCGTGGATGGCGTGAAAACGAAGATGTACGTCCTGAATGCGGATCACAGTCAGGACAGTTACGCTTACGGCGTGGTCGGACAATCATACGTCAATATCGTCCAGCACGCTGACGCTGCCGGGACGCTCACGTCGGCGACACGCACCCACGCTGACGGCACGCTGGACTACACCTTTACGACCGGCTTGGACGGCACCACGACTGCGACATATTACGACGCGAAAGGCGTCATGGGATCGAAAGTGGTGACAGAGAGCACCGGAGCCAAGGACGTCTTCACGTTCCTGTCGACCGGCGTACAGGACAAGACCTACTCAGCGTCAGGCGTGCTGCAGAAGACGGACCTGCTCAAAACCGACGGCACGCATGTCGAGACGGCAAATGCCGCCGGCGTGACACTTCGGGGCGCGAGCGGAAGCGACTTGTTTGCGTCAGCCGGCTCAACCACCTTTGTGTTTGACCGGGGCAACGACCAGGTTCAAAACTTTCACGCAGGCGCGACAGCGGATCACGATGTCATCAAGATCTCTCAGTCGCTGGCTGCGGATTACAGCCATTTGAGCGTCACACAGGCCGGAGCCGACGCATTGGTTCATCTGGGCGACGCTGGATCGATCCTGCTCGCGCACATCAATGCGGCTCAGCTAACGCACGACAACTTCCTGTTCGTGTAA